Proteins co-encoded in one uncultured Draconibacterium sp. genomic window:
- a CDS encoding DUF4783 domain-containing protein yields the protein MKNFKHIFSIILIFCSLLAGAAHLPQEKKVPNEINVGLATGDAKVLSSYFNQNVELVVLDNDNVYSKAQAQQIVTNFFSKFPPLEKNAFSIIHDSGKENAQYVIGKLKTEKGNFRVYFLLKQNDGKQYIHQLRIEQQ from the coding sequence ATGAAAAATTTTAAACATATATTTTCAATTATCCTGATATTCTGCAGCTTGCTTGCAGGTGCTGCTCATCTACCTCAGGAGAAAAAGGTTCCGAACGAAATTAATGTTGGTTTGGCAACCGGAGATGCAAAAGTACTCTCCTCTTATTTTAACCAAAACGTAGAACTGGTAGTACTTGATAACGACAATGTATACAGCAAAGCCCAGGCCCAACAAATTGTAACCAACTTTTTCAGCAAATTCCCCCCACTGGAAAAAAATGCTTTCAGTATTATTCATGACAGTGGTAAAGAGAACGCACAATACGTAATCGGGAAATTAAAAACAGAAAAAGGCAATTTCAGGGTTTATTTTTTACTGAAACAAAACGATGGCAAACAATATATTCACCAACTGCGAATTGAACAACAATAA
- a CDS encoding ATP-binding protein — translation MLVKLNKYTFLILAIGILVVAAILENGLLRRNPETKLIDDFQTQLLINETALQDKLQEIKKMLVEEDLDEDISEFFNRDKTLIRETGFGSMVFKNNELFFWSDRGITFYDQLEDLPKTSGLVTLPNGYYLIDTINVGEYTAAVLHLIKRNYTYENKYLQNNFFKNYKLPNDYIIRTEKSKHGYDIIDLKGDYLFTLLPHGNYLCTTNQLYFPGAIYFVGLILLLFYFRKEFVDNDAPFFLKLVSLGVALFVVYWIHLIFQVPKVFFHLKFFSPDFFAINDWLPSLGDYFLLAIFFLFWIYNFAIDLNINNLHKDSGLPRKGIIILLLIFNASLYLLVDNLIKELIYNSTVSFALNKIIDISPQSVLGIFAVSLLLLGVVFFTIRVNEKTLKSFKLYQLVLLTLLISLFFAGVQYIAVQNVSIYALLLFIICVILSSLITRHYLQTFTLSYLIIYVAVVSVYSLVVINRTISKKDKEQQKLFAVTLVAERDPAAEVFMTEIQYQLSKDAAIPSLLNQNRDDEAVDYIRQSYFNTYFRKYLLNIYVCRTNHVLIIQPDDREVSCRPFMDDQIKAQGLQIPGTNFYFMDNMNGRISYTGRWDYPLVDGGNGVTVYIDLDSDLLFEGIGFPELLIDKSMARSNSYRKYNYAKYYAGELADKYGDYNYNYNGHVYLKSDDEFSFLRQGKYEHLVYRTNQQNYVVVSRELLTPIDYLISFPYLFVFYFLTLLVVLIIANRSIRGRKVFFDLKFKIQAAIISIVFISLMVVAGVTLFYNVKEYREKHQDDLNEKMKSISEEIDMRLTDKREITPELEEWLREELSKLSNIFRTDINIYGIDGRLIASSRFEIFERGLVSSRINARAKYEVYQNYSINYFQPENIGNLSYLSAYRPIINNNGDYLGVINLPYFIRQDNYSQEISTFIVAFINLYVLLFLASIIAAVFIANQITRPLVVIQENLQKMQLGKRNEPIQYNRKDEIGSLVREYNKKVDELAVSADLLARSERESAWREMAKQIAHEIKNPLTPMKLNIQYLQRAKGKNEEYNEFVDRVTSTLIEQIDNLSNIATEFSNFAKIPTARNQVFCLAEQLKKSIDLYGTHSKIDIKFDSNGYENLEVNADREQLSRAIINLIRNAIQAIPENRKGRIKIRLDRRHHMAVISVEDNGSGIDTELRDKLFSPSFTTKTSGMGLGLSIVKNIVENFAGRIWFETEMGKGTTFYLEIPVYEEILKN, via the coding sequence ATGTTGGTTAAACTAAATAAATATACATTCCTCATTTTAGCCATTGGGATTTTGGTTGTAGCTGCCATTCTTGAAAATGGTTTGCTAAGGCGGAATCCTGAAACCAAACTTATCGACGATTTTCAAACTCAGTTGCTGATAAACGAAACAGCGCTTCAGGATAAGCTGCAGGAAATAAAAAAAATGCTTGTTGAAGAAGACCTGGATGAGGATATCAGCGAATTTTTTAACCGCGATAAAACACTTATCCGCGAAACCGGATTTGGATCGATGGTTTTTAAAAATAATGAGCTGTTTTTTTGGTCCGACCGCGGAATTACGTTCTACGACCAGCTGGAAGACCTGCCAAAAACCAGTGGCTTGGTAACATTGCCAAATGGTTATTACCTGATTGATACCATAAATGTTGGAGAATATACGGCAGCAGTTCTTCATTTGATTAAGCGTAACTACACCTATGAAAACAAGTACCTGCAAAATAATTTCTTTAAAAACTACAAGCTTCCCAACGATTATATTATACGAACAGAAAAATCTAAACACGGCTATGATATTATTGACCTGAAAGGCGATTACCTGTTTACTCTTTTACCCCACGGAAATTATTTGTGTACCACTAATCAGTTGTATTTTCCCGGTGCCATATATTTTGTCGGGCTTATTTTACTGTTATTTTATTTCCGAAAAGAATTTGTAGACAACGACGCACCGTTCTTCCTGAAGCTGGTTTCGCTGGGAGTAGCTTTGTTTGTAGTGTATTGGATTCATCTTATTTTTCAGGTGCCCAAGGTATTTTTTCATCTGAAGTTTTTTAGCCCTGATTTTTTTGCCATAAACGATTGGTTGCCATCGCTGGGCGATTATTTTTTATTGGCTATATTTTTCCTTTTCTGGATATATAATTTTGCTATCGACCTGAATATTAATAATTTACACAAGGATTCGGGTTTGCCGCGAAAAGGTATAATTATTCTACTGCTGATTTTTAATGCCAGTTTGTATTTGCTGGTTGATAATTTAATTAAGGAGCTTATTTATAATTCAACTGTTTCGTTTGCGCTGAACAAAATTATCGATATCTCGCCTCAAAGTGTTTTGGGAATTTTTGCAGTAAGTTTATTATTACTGGGCGTTGTGTTCTTTACGATTAGGGTAAACGAAAAAACGCTTAAAAGTTTTAAACTCTATCAGCTGGTTCTATTAACGTTGCTTATTAGTTTATTCTTTGCCGGAGTACAATATATCGCCGTACAAAATGTATCAATTTACGCACTGTTACTCTTTATTATTTGTGTTATCCTTTCTTCGCTTATAACCCGGCATTATCTGCAAACCTTTACCTTAAGTTATCTGATTATTTATGTGGCGGTGGTTTCGGTTTATTCTTTGGTTGTTATTAACCGAACTATCAGCAAAAAAGATAAAGAACAACAGAAACTGTTTGCGGTGACGCTTGTTGCCGAACGCGATCCGGCCGCCGAAGTTTTTATGACCGAAATACAATACCAACTCTCGAAAGATGCGGCCATCCCAAGTTTGTTAAATCAAAACCGCGATGATGAGGCCGTTGACTATATCCGGCAATCGTATTTTAATACTTATTTTAGAAAATATTTATTGAACATTTATGTGTGTCGCACAAATCACGTTTTAATTATTCAGCCTGATGATCGCGAAGTTTCGTGCCGACCATTTATGGATGATCAGATAAAAGCACAGGGCTTACAAATTCCCGGTACCAATTTTTATTTTATGGACAACATGAATGGGCGAATCTCGTATACCGGTCGCTGGGATTATCCACTGGTGGACGGAGGGAATGGAGTAACGGTTTATATCGATTTGGATTCGGATTTGTTGTTCGAAGGAATTGGTTTTCCCGAATTGTTGATCGATAAATCGATGGCTCGGTCGAATAGTTACCGTAAATACAATTATGCCAAATATTATGCGGGAGAGCTCGCCGATAAGTATGGTGATTACAACTACAATTACAACGGGCATGTTTACCTGAAATCAGACGACGAGTTTTCATTTCTTCGCCAGGGAAAATACGAGCACCTGGTTTATCGTACCAACCAGCAAAATTATGTGGTTGTTTCAAGGGAGTTGCTAACACCTATTGATTACTTGATTTCATTTCCGTATTTATTTGTATTCTATTTTCTTACGCTACTGGTTGTATTAATAATTGCTAATCGGTCGATTCGCGGGAGAAAGGTATTTTTCGATCTGAAATTTAAAATACAGGCGGCCATTATCTCCATCGTTTTTATTTCGCTGATGGTTGTTGCCGGAGTTACTCTTTTTTACAATGTAAAAGAATACCGGGAGAAACACCAGGACGATTTGAACGAGAAAATGAAGTCGATTTCGGAAGAAATTGATATGCGCCTGACTGATAAACGCGAAATTACGCCGGAACTGGAAGAATGGTTGCGCGAGGAGTTATCAAAATTATCTAACATTTTTAGAACTGATATTAATATTTACGGAATAGATGGGCGGCTTATTGCCTCATCGCGTTTCGAGATTTTTGAGCGCGGATTGGTGTCGTCACGAATAAATGCCCGTGCTAAATACGAAGTATATCAGAATTATTCTATAAATTATTTTCAGCCCGAGAATATCGGAAATCTATCGTACCTGTCAGCCTACCGTCCAATTATCAATAACAATGGCGATTACCTTGGGGTTATTAATCTTCCTTATTTTATCAGGCAGGATAATTACAGCCAGGAAATATCCACCTTTATTGTAGCCTTTATCAACCTGTATGTACTGCTGTTTTTGGCCAGTATTATTGCAGCAGTTTTTATTGCCAACCAGATTACTCGTCCGTTGGTGGTTATTCAGGAGAACCTGCAAAAAATGCAGTTGGGCAAACGAAATGAGCCCATTCAATATAACCGAAAAGACGAAATTGGAAGTCTGGTTCGTGAATACAACAAAAAGGTTGATGAGTTGGCAGTGAGTGCCGACTTGCTGGCACGTTCAGAAAGGGAATCGGCATGGCGCGAAATGGCTAAACAAATTGCACACGAGATTAAAAATCCACTAACGCCGATGAAACTGAACATTCAGTATTTGCAGCGTGCCAAAGGGAAAAACGAAGAATATAACGAGTTTGTTGATCGAGTTACCTCAACACTTATCGAGCAAATCGACAACCTTTCGAATATTGCTACCGAATTCTCGAACTTTGCAAAAATTCCAACGGCTCGTAACCAGGTATTCTGTTTGGCCGAGCAGTTGAAAAAATCGATCGATTTGTACGGAACACACAGTAAAATCGATATTAAATTTGATTCGAATGGCTACGAAAATCTTGAAGTAAATGCCGACAGAGAACAGTTGTCGCGGGCAATTATAAACCTGATTCGAAATGCCATTCAGGCCATTCCCGAGAACCGTAAAGGAAGGATTAAAATAAGGCTCGACCGACGCCACCATATGGCAGTAATTTCAGTTGAAGACAACGGTTCAGGTATTGATACCGAGTTGCGCGATAAGTTGTTTAGTCCGAGTTTTACCACCAAAACCAGTGGAATGGGATTAGGTCTTTCAATTGTAAAGAATATCGTTGAAAATTTTGCCGGCAGAATCTGGTTCGAAACCGAGATGGGAAAAGGCACAACTTTTTACCTCGAAATTCCGGTGTACGAGGAAATATTGAAAAATTAA
- a CDS encoding iron-containing alcohol dehydrogenase has protein sequence MAVNFSFATAGQIIFGNHSLEKVPGLVAGFGQKVVLVTGKNSSRAKELMAKFSPGTNTVLFNIPDEPTTDLIEKGVQLARSYGSDVIVGLGGGSVIDSAKAIAALATNKGELLDYLEVIGRGKPLTEKPLPCIAIPTTAGTGAEVTKNSVIKSPENSVKVSLRNNQMYPDVAVVDPVLTWSMPPALTASTGIDALTHLLETFVSNQANPYIDMVCREGLTRIARSLRKAYKNGNDKQAREDMAMASLLGGMALANVKLGAVHGFAGPMGGMFPIPHGAVCACLMSAVIDENIKGLRERKLDSSKFDELAKILTGNEKAMSNDAVIWVAELVAELKIPSLSEYGLTKEDFPVLVEKAKVASSMKGNPVELTDEQLFCILDRSL, from the coding sequence ATGGCAGTTAATTTTTCATTTGCAACGGCAGGGCAAATCATTTTTGGAAATCATTCGCTGGAGAAAGTTCCCGGCCTTGTTGCCGGTTTTGGGCAGAAGGTTGTTTTGGTAACAGGAAAAAATTCTTCACGAGCTAAAGAGTTGATGGCGAAATTCAGCCCGGGAACCAACACTGTGCTTTTTAATATACCTGACGAGCCGACTACCGATTTAATTGAGAAAGGAGTGCAATTGGCACGCAGTTATGGAAGTGATGTAATAGTAGGTTTGGGCGGAGGAAGTGTTATCGATAGTGCAAAAGCCATTGCTGCTTTGGCAACTAATAAAGGCGAACTGCTCGATTACTTGGAAGTAATTGGGCGCGGAAAACCACTGACAGAAAAACCTTTGCCCTGTATTGCCATTCCTACAACGGCCGGAACCGGTGCAGAGGTAACCAAAAATTCGGTGATAAAATCGCCCGAAAATAGTGTTAAGGTAAGTTTGCGAAATAACCAGATGTATCCTGATGTGGCGGTTGTTGATCCGGTATTGACATGGTCAATGCCACCGGCATTAACGGCCAGCACCGGCATTGATGCCTTAACGCATTTGCTCGAAACATTTGTGTCGAACCAGGCCAACCCGTATATTGATATGGTTTGTCGCGAGGGTTTAACACGAATCGCACGGTCTTTACGAAAAGCATATAAAAACGGCAACGATAAACAGGCACGCGAAGATATGGCTATGGCCAGCCTTTTGGGTGGAATGGCACTGGCCAACGTAAAATTGGGGGCTGTGCATGGTTTTGCTGGACCAATGGGAGGTATGTTTCCTATTCCGCACGGCGCCGTTTGCGCCTGCCTGATGTCGGCAGTGATTGACGAGAATATTAAGGGTTTGAGAGAGAGAAAACTCGATAGTTCGAAATTTGATGAGCTGGCAAAAATACTTACCGGAAACGAAAAAGCCATGTCAAACGATGCTGTTATTTGGGTAGCGGAATTGGTGGCCGAATTGAAGATTCCTTCATTGTCGGAATATGGATTGACAAAAGAAGATTTTCCAGTACTGGTTGAAAAAGCAAAAGTGGCAAGTAGTATGAAGGGTAATCCGGTAGAACTGACAGATGAGCAGTTGTTTTGCATTTTGGATCGGTCATTGTAA
- a CDS encoding YihY/virulence factor BrkB family protein, which translates to MASEKISFKRVKKLSERAVEHAKRISLPLFDGVPLYDVLLFFWRSIVDGSITTRASGIAFSFFIALFPGIIFLFTLIPLSGFQDELFVIIQEIVPVSVWPTIEETITEIVMRPRGDLLSLNFVMALIFATNGFVSMMSAFDATVHNINRRKWWSQYLAAALMLVVFTAALTVAIALLTGGQMLINYLDRIDIIQDNFLVYLLIAGKWIITITIFFFAFSFLYYMAPAKKTKWRFISAGGTLATVLSIVGFAAMSYYLNNFSQYNKLYGSIGTLLAILFLMYVMSLILLIGFELNASIYQAHTYPKDDQERIIN; encoded by the coding sequence ATGGCATCGGAAAAAATTTCTTTTAAACGAGTAAAAAAGCTGAGCGAAAGAGCCGTTGAACACGCGAAACGCATTTCGCTCCCTCTTTTTGATGGAGTACCTTTATACGATGTTTTATTGTTTTTCTGGAGAAGCATAGTCGACGGATCAATAACAACACGGGCATCGGGCATTGCTTTTTCCTTCTTTATTGCCTTATTTCCTGGTATCATTTTTCTGTTTACCCTAATTCCTCTCAGTGGATTCCAGGATGAATTATTTGTAATTATTCAGGAGATAGTCCCAGTAAGTGTCTGGCCGACAATAGAAGAAACCATCACTGAAATTGTGATGCGCCCTCGAGGTGATTTATTGTCGCTGAACTTTGTTATGGCACTAATTTTTGCCACGAATGGTTTTGTTTCAATGATGAGCGCCTTTGATGCAACTGTACACAACATCAATCGCCGAAAATGGTGGAGCCAATATTTGGCTGCAGCTCTTATGTTAGTTGTTTTTACTGCAGCTCTTACTGTTGCGATTGCCTTGTTAACCGGCGGACAAATGTTAATCAACTACCTCGACCGTATTGACATTATACAAGACAATTTTCTGGTGTATCTGTTAATAGCCGGAAAGTGGATTATAACGATTACCATCTTCTTTTTTGCCTTCTCGTTTCTTTATTATATGGCACCGGCAAAAAAAACAAAATGGCGTTTTATCTCGGCAGGAGGCACTTTAGCAACTGTACTCAGCATTGTTGGTTTTGCTGCCATGTCGTATTACCTCAACAATTTTAGCCAATACAACAAACTTTATGGCTCCATCGGAACGTTACTGGCCATCCTTTTTCTAATGTATGTGATGTCGTTGATTTTGCTGATTGGGTTTGAGCTAAACGCCAGTATTTACCAGGCACATACCTACCCAAAAGATGATCAGGAAAGGATAATTAATTAA
- the rlmH gene encoding 23S rRNA (pseudouridine(1915)-N(3))-methyltransferase RlmH produces the protein MKITLLVVGKTDAAYIRDGINEYFKRLKHYISFELEVIPDIKKGKNTNPEIQKNKEGEIILSKLAPGKELHLFDEKGKMYSSVEFSRFLEKKMISGPKELILVVGGPYGFSEEVYKRASSKISLSRLTFSHQMVRLLCVEQVYRAMTILKGEPYHHE, from the coding sequence ATGAAGATTACACTACTGGTTGTTGGTAAAACTGATGCAGCTTACATACGCGATGGAATAAATGAATATTTTAAACGCCTGAAGCACTACATTAGTTTTGAACTGGAAGTTATTCCTGATATTAAGAAGGGAAAAAATACCAACCCGGAAATACAGAAAAATAAAGAGGGTGAAATTATTCTTTCAAAACTGGCCCCTGGAAAAGAGTTGCATTTATTCGATGAGAAAGGGAAAATGTATTCGTCGGTGGAGTTTTCGCGGTTTTTAGAGAAGAAAATGATAAGTGGCCCAAAAGAGCTGATACTTGTAGTGGGGGGGCCGTATGGTTTCTCAGAAGAAGTGTATAAACGAGCCAGTTCAAAAATTTCGCTATCGCGCTTAACATTTTCGCATCAAATGGTGCGATTGTTGTGCGTAGAGCAAGTATACAGAGCGATGACAATTTTGAAAGGCGAACCATATCATCATGAATAA
- a CDS encoding rhomboid family intramembrane serine protease yields the protein MDIAGDIKRTFKEGSVLTRLIYINIGVFLLLKIIGVFFYLSGQSLPVYQWLSVPSVVDVLAQRPWTPITYMFLHQGFIHLLFNMLGLYWFGQLFLYHFEGDKMLGVYLMGGLWGAFLYIIAYNLLPVFSSVNGLLLGASASIFAILVAVAFYDPNREIYLFFVGRFPLKYVAAFYVLLSVIGISSTNPGGNIAHLGGAFWGWFYIYQLRKGKDMGAGLVNLVNRIGEFFEGLFKHKSKMKVTYRKPPRDDYEYNRQKHKQQEEINRILDKIAKSGYESLTKQEKELLFKQGKK from the coding sequence GTGGATATAGCAGGCGACATAAAAAGAACATTTAAAGAAGGATCGGTACTAACCCGGTTGATTTATATAAATATTGGTGTTTTTCTTTTGCTGAAAATCATTGGGGTATTCTTTTATCTGAGTGGACAGAGTTTGCCGGTGTATCAGTGGTTGTCAGTGCCTTCGGTTGTAGATGTGTTAGCGCAACGCCCGTGGACTCCGATAACCTATATGTTTTTGCACCAGGGATTTATTCACCTTCTGTTTAATATGCTGGGCCTGTATTGGTTCGGACAATTGTTTCTGTATCATTTTGAAGGGGACAAGATGTTGGGCGTTTATTTGATGGGCGGACTTTGGGGAGCTTTTTTATATATTATTGCCTACAATCTTCTGCCGGTATTCAGTTCTGTTAACGGCTTGCTACTGGGGGCTTCTGCATCAATTTTTGCTATTTTGGTGGCCGTTGCTTTTTATGATCCCAACCGCGAGATATACCTGTTTTTTGTCGGTCGTTTCCCATTAAAATATGTAGCCGCCTTTTACGTTTTATTATCTGTAATCGGTATTTCTTCAACAAATCCAGGTGGGAATATTGCGCATTTGGGAGGTGCTTTCTGGGGGTGGTTTTATATTTATCAATTACGAAAAGGAAAAGATATGGGAGCAGGATTGGTGAATCTGGTGAATAGAATTGGCGAGTTTTTCGAAGGACTTTTTAAGCACAAAAGCAAAATGAAAGTTACTTACCGAAAACCACCGCGCGACGATTATGAGTACAACCGTCAGAAACATAAGCAGCAAGAGGAGATCAATCGTATTCTGGATAAAATTGCAAAATCGGGTTACGAGAGTTTAACCAAACAAGAAAAGGAATTGCTTTTTAAGCAGGGGAAGAAGTAG
- a CDS encoding rhomboid family intramembrane serine protease codes for MNYRPALNMPPVVKNLILANVVIFLITMVLQQTGANLNHILGLYFPASPNFRLYQLFTHMFMHGSIGHIFFNMFALYMFGRVLEGVWGPKRFLTFFLVTGLGAAALHLGVLTLEYRHALAGVGVDQLNYFKELAAQGKYIPGNKISEILTTPTVGASGAVFGILLGFGMLFPNTELMLLFPPIPIKAKYFVMGYGALELFFGVSGIQGSVAHFAHLGGMLFGYFMIKYWNKNSNRFY; via the coding sequence ATGAATTATCGTCCAGCCTTAAATATGCCGCCAGTGGTCAAGAATCTGATTCTTGCCAATGTTGTAATTTTTTTGATAACAATGGTGTTGCAGCAAACTGGTGCCAACTTGAATCATATTCTGGGATTATATTTTCCGGCGTCTCCGAATTTTCGCTTATACCAGCTTTTTACGCACATGTTTATGCACGGAAGTATCGGGCACATATTTTTTAATATGTTTGCCTTGTATATGTTTGGGCGTGTACTGGAAGGTGTTTGGGGGCCAAAACGTTTTCTGACTTTTTTCCTTGTTACCGGTTTGGGTGCTGCCGCTTTGCATTTGGGAGTGCTTACTCTCGAATATCGTCATGCTCTTGCGGGTGTAGGTGTTGATCAGCTGAATTATTTCAAGGAACTTGCTGCCCAAGGGAAATACATTCCTGGAAATAAAATTTCAGAAATTTTAACGACACCAACGGTGGGAGCTTCGGGGGCGGTTTTCGGTATTTTGTTAGGTTTTGGTATGTTGTTCCCAAATACCGAGTTGATGTTGCTGTTTCCGCCAATACCCATTAAAGCAAAGTATTTTGTAATGGGTTATGGTGCTTTGGAGTTGTTCTTTGGGGTATCAGGAATTCAGGGAAGTGTAGCTCACTTTGCTCACCTTGGAGGCATGCTGTTTGGGTATTTTATGATCAAATACTGGAACAAGAATTCGAATCGTTTTTACTAG
- the mutL gene encoding DNA mismatch repair endonuclease MutL gives MSDIIQLLPDAVANQIAAGEVIQRPASVVKELVENALDAGATEITINIKDAGKTLIQISDNGSGMSPTDARMAFERHATSKIRSANDLFAIRTMGFRGEALASIAAIADVELRTKKADDEVGTFIHIIGSEVKTQEPAGCNNGTNFMIKNLFFNVPARRKFLKANSTELKHIIWEIQRVALPNPDIKLSLIHNGSPVYDLPRANYRKRLVDVFGKTLNQSLINVDEDTSIVKVFGYIGQPKYARKTLGEQFFFVNGRFMRHPYFHKAITQAYEQLLPPDTYPSYFLFLELDPEAIDINVHPTKTEIKFENERDIWPIIHASIRESLGKHNVVPSIDFDQSGSIDIPVPKKNGEDVRFPEIQINPDYNPFNNEKDFAERGYSPFEKDSAGQGRSSSSDSGREKKNLENWEDLYQGAQLKLKPEPGYRESAIQADDLYANTPGQFSGKKVLQLKQRYVLTPVKSGLMVIDQKRAHERILYEKFMEVLKSDSVASQQQLFPQTIELNPADAALLKSILEDLLSLGFDIREFGKDTFIINGTPGVLDISSPELILEKLLEEYKTSPVDARSKAKEQIAASLAKASAMDYGTDLKQEEVDHLIDNLFACATPNFSPDGKKVLTIISTDDIEKSFSK, from the coding sequence TTGAGCGATATTATTCAGTTATTACCCGATGCAGTTGCCAATCAGATTGCTGCCGGAGAAGTTATTCAGCGACCGGCATCGGTTGTGAAGGAGCTCGTGGAAAATGCTCTTGATGCGGGCGCAACTGAAATAACCATCAATATAAAAGACGCAGGGAAGACTCTCATTCAGATTTCAGACAACGGAAGTGGAATGTCGCCAACCGATGCACGGATGGCTTTCGAGCGTCATGCTACTTCAAAAATACGTTCGGCTAACGATTTGTTTGCTATTCGCACCATGGGGTTTCGTGGCGAGGCACTGGCATCCATCGCAGCTATTGCCGATGTGGAACTGCGCACCAAAAAAGCCGACGATGAGGTGGGTACTTTTATTCATATTATTGGTTCTGAAGTGAAAACACAGGAACCTGCGGGGTGTAATAATGGCACCAATTTCATGATTAAAAACCTGTTTTTTAATGTGCCGGCACGTCGTAAATTCCTGAAAGCAAATTCAACCGAATTAAAACATATTATCTGGGAAATTCAGCGGGTGGCACTGCCCAATCCTGATATTAAATTATCGTTGATTCACAATGGCTCACCGGTTTATGATTTGCCGCGGGCCAACTATCGAAAACGTTTGGTCGACGTGTTTGGAAAGACATTGAATCAAAGCCTGATAAATGTAGATGAAGATACCAGTATTGTAAAGGTTTTTGGTTACATCGGGCAGCCAAAATATGCCCGCAAAACATTGGGCGAACAGTTCTTTTTTGTGAACGGACGTTTTATGCGTCACCCTTATTTTCATAAGGCGATTACGCAGGCTTACGAGCAGTTGTTACCGCCCGATACTTATCCGTCGTATTTCCTGTTTTTGGAGCTCGATCCGGAAGCGATCGACATCAATGTACATCCTACAAAAACCGAGATAAAATTTGAAAATGAACGCGATATCTGGCCGATTATTCATGCGTCGATACGCGAATCGTTAGGCAAACACAACGTGGTGCCGTCGATCGATTTCGACCAGAGCGGAAGTATTGATATTCCAGTTCCGAAAAAAAATGGTGAAGATGTGCGTTTCCCGGAGATTCAGATCAATCCTGATTACAATCCGTTTAACAATGAGAAGGATTTTGCCGAGCGTGGTTATTCTCCTTTTGAGAAGGATTCTGCTGGGCAGGGAAGAAGTTCATCATCCGATTCTGGTCGGGAAAAGAAAAATCTGGAAAACTGGGAAGATCTGTATCAGGGAGCACAACTGAAATTGAAGCCTGAGCCGGGATATCGCGAAAGTGCCATTCAGGCTGATGATTTGTATGCCAATACACCGGGACAATTCAGTGGTAAAAAAGTTTTGCAGCTGAAACAGCGCTATGTGTTAACTCCCGTAAAATCAGGGTTAATGGTTATCGACCAAAAGAGAGCGCACGAACGGATTTTGTACGAAAAATTTATGGAGGTGCTGAAATCGGATTCGGTAGCCAGTCAGCAGCAGCTTTTTCCGCAAACGATCGAACTCAACCCTGCTGATGCTGCTCTGCTGAAATCGATTTTGGAAGATCTGTTATCGTTGGGATTTGATATTCGCGAATTTGGAAAAGACACGTTTATTATAAATGGCACACCGGGTGTTTTAGATATTTCGTCGCCCGAGTTGATTCTTGAAAAATTGCTGGAAGAGTATAAAACATCGCCGGTTGATGCGCGCTCAAAAGCTAAAGAGCAAATTGCTGCGTCGCTGGCAAAAGCATCGGCGATGGATTATGGTACCGACCTGAAACAGGAAGAGGTGGATCACCTGATCGATAATTTGTTTGCCTGTGCAACGCCCAACTTTTCGCCCGACGGGAAAAAGGTGTTGACCATTATTTCGACAGATGATATCGAAAAAAGTTTTTCAAAGTGA
- a CDS encoding putative quinol monooxygenase, which translates to MLQKYFSHLYENHLKSYTMFIVHVFIHVKEDCIEAFKAATIENARNSIKEPGIARFDFVEQQEDPTRFVLVEVYRTADDPAKHKETAHYQKWRDTVADMMAEPRSAIKFYNVHPDDEGWD; encoded by the coding sequence ATGCTACAAAAATATTTTTCACATTTGTATGAAAACCACTTAAAATCTTACACCATGTTTATCGTTCACGTATTTATTCATGTAAAAGAAGATTGTATCGAGGCGTTTAAAGCAGCCACCATCGAGAATGCACGAAATAGTATTAAAGAACCGGGAATTGCCCGTTTCGATTTTGTAGAACAACAAGAAGACCCTACACGTTTTGTATTGGTAGAGGTGTATCGTACAGCAGACGATCCGGCAAAACATAAAGAAACAGCGCACTACCAAAAGTGGCGCGACACTGTTGCCGATATGATGGCTGAACCACGATCGGCAATTAAGTTTTATAATGTACATCCCGACGACGAAGGTTGGGATTAA